Proteins co-encoded in one Afipia sp. P52-10 genomic window:
- a CDS encoding GFA family protein, with protein MKLEGGCYCGNVRYVAEGDPAMKAQCHCRECQYITGGSPNMFMLMPSSGFRYTKGEPKQFSRSDLDNPVTREFCPNCGTHLLTRRPGLPPVIIKIGTLDDPAQFGEPQMAIFTVDKQSFHQIPQGVPAFERLPPRA; from the coding sequence ATGAAACTCGAAGGCGGTTGTTACTGCGGCAACGTGCGTTACGTGGCGGAAGGCGATCCGGCGATGAAGGCGCAATGCCATTGCCGTGAATGCCAGTACATCACCGGCGGTTCGCCGAACATGTTCATGCTGATGCCTTCCAGCGGCTTCCGCTACACCAAGGGCGAACCAAAGCAGTTTTCGCGCAGCGATCTGGACAACCCGGTCACGCGCGAATTCTGTCCCAACTGCGGCACCCACCTGCTCACCCGCCGCCCCGGATTGCCGCCGGTGATCATCAAGATCGGCACGCTCGACGACCCGGCGCAGTTCGGCGAACCGCAGATGGCGATCTTCACCGTCGACAAGCAGAGTTTCCACCAGATCCCACAAGGCGTGCCGGCCTTCGAGCGGCTGCCGCCGCGGGCTTAG
- the ppa gene encoding inorganic diphosphatase has translation MRIDAISTGANPPHEVNVIIEVPVGGEPIKYEMDKAAGTLVVDRFLYTAMRYPGNYGFIPHTLSDDGDPCDVLVANTRAIVPGAVMSVRPVGVLFMEDEAGGDEKIIAVPSMKLTRRYANVKSYTDLPEITLQQIQHFFEHYKDLEPNKWVKVLRWGGVDEAHKLIQEGIERAKTK, from the coding sequence ATGCGTATCGATGCGATCTCGACTGGGGCCAACCCGCCGCACGAGGTCAACGTGATTATCGAAGTCCCCGTCGGCGGCGAGCCGATCAAGTACGAAATGGACAAGGCGGCAGGGACGCTGGTGGTGGACCGCTTCCTTTACACGGCGATGCGCTACCCCGGGAATTACGGTTTCATCCCGCATACCCTGTCCGACGATGGCGATCCCTGCGACGTGCTGGTGGCCAACACCCGCGCGATCGTGCCGGGCGCTGTGATGAGCGTGCGTCCCGTCGGCGTGCTGTTCATGGAAGACGAAGCCGGCGGTGACGAGAAGATCATCGCCGTGCCGTCGATGAAGCTGACCCGCCGCTACGCGAACGTAAAGAGCTACACCGACCTGCCGGAAATCACCCTGCAGCAGATCCAGCACTTCTTCGAGCACTATAAGGATCTCGAACCGAACAAATGGGTCAAGGTGCTGCGCTGGGGCGGTGTCGACGAGGCGCACAAGCTGATCCAGGAAGGCATCGAACGCGCGAAGACGAAGTAG
- a CDS encoding zinc-dependent alcohol dehydrogenase family protein: MKMTAAILFEQGLPHPFTVSKPLRIERVELNGPGPGEVMIEVAAAGLCHSDLSTIEGVRPRKLPTVVGHEGAGVVVEVGPGVRDVKVGDHVVXSFVSSCGXCRYCSDARPNLCMVSTASRAAGTLQSGARRLFCDDGGDLHHYSGLSVYAQYAVVAESSVVTVDKRAPLNVASLFGCAVMTGVGAVVNTAQVAPGRSSAVVGLGGVGLNSLLALVASGAYPVIAADVLPAKLELAKSLGATHTVLANDKNAIAQVRDLTRGGVDFAFEMAGSLPAMDFAYAITARGGTTVSAGLPKPDAAIAYPHAAMVTDERTIKGSYMGSCIARRDIPRFLDLYLAGKLPVDKLHAGDLTFDGLNEGFDKLADGSVVRQTLRPN; this comes from the coding sequence ATGAAAATGACCGCCGCGATCCTGTTCGAGCAGGGGCTGCCACATCCATTCACCGTGTCGAAGCCACTGCGGATCGAGCGGGTCGAGCTGAACGGCCCTGGTCCCGGCGAGGTGATGATCGAGGTCGCTGCGGCGGGCCTCTGCCATTCCGACCTGTCGACCATCGAAGGCGTTCGTCCGCGCAAGCTGCCGACGGTCGTTGGTCACGAAGGCGCGGGCGTCGTGGTCGAAGTCGGTCCCGGCGTGCGTGACGTGAAGGTCGGCGATCATGTCGTCNCCTCGTTCGTGTCGAGCTGCGGCNCCTGCCGCTACTGCTCCGACGCCCGTCCCAATCTTTGCATGGTGTCCACCGCGTCGCGTGCCGCGGGCACGCTGCAATCCGGCGCGCGGCGCCTGTTCTGCGATGACGGCGGTGACCTGCATCACTACAGCGGCCTGTCGGTCTATGCGCAGTACGCGGTGGTCGCCGAAAGCTCGGTGGTGACCGTCGACAAGCGTGCGCCGCTCAACGTCGCCTCGCTGTTCGGCTGCGCGGTGATGACCGGTGTCGGCGCGGTTGTGAACACGGCGCAGGTTGCGCCTGGGCGGAGCTCCGCGGTGGTCGGCCTCGGCGGCGTCGGATTGAACTCGCTGTTGGCGCTGGTGGCTTCGGGCGCCTACCCGGTCATCGCCGCCGACGTGTTACCCGCGAAGCTGGAGCTGGCGAAATCGCTTGGCGCGACACATACGGTGCTGGCCAACGACAAGAACGCGATTGCGCAGGTGCGTGATCTGACACGGGGCGGCGTGGACTTCGCCTTCGAGATGGCGGGATCGCTGCCGGCGATGGACTTCGCCTACGCGATCACCGCGCGTGGCGGCACCACGGTCAGCGCCGGCCTGCCGAAGCCGGACGCGGCAATCGCCTATCCGCATGCGGCGATGGTAACCGACGAGCGCACCATCAAGGGCAGCTATATGGGAAGCTGCATCGCCCGCCGCGACATTCCGCGGTTCCTCGATCTGTACCTCGCGGGCAAGCTGCCCGTCGATAAGCTGCATGCGGGTGATCTGACGTTCGACGGCCTCAACGAAGGCTTCGACAAGCTCGCCGATGGCAGCGTCGTGCGGCAGACATTGCGACCCAATTGA
- a CDS encoding GNAT family N-acetyltransferase: MSTILIEVRHAKPSDAAAVASTHDQAWRAAYQGIIPGAELDKLINRRGPQWWDSAIRKGSRVSVLVFGEQIAGYANYGRNRARSLHFDGEIYELYLKPEFQGLGFGRRLFTAARRDLAQSGLKSMVIWALSDNDPAVDFYRNLGGRMVARSSERFGTKTLDKVAFSWTH, translated from the coding sequence ATGAGCACGATCCTGATCGAAGTTCGGCACGCCAAGCCATCCGACGCAGCAGCGGTTGCGTCCACCCACGATCAGGCGTGGCGCGCCGCCTATCAGGGCATCATCCCCGGTGCTGAACTGGACAAGCTCATCAACCGTCGCGGTCCGCAGTGGTGGGACAGCGCAATCCGTAAAGGCAGTCGGGTCAGCGTTCTGGTTTTCGGCGAGCAGATCGCGGGCTATGCCAACTATGGTCGCAATCGCGCCCGCAGCCTCCACTTCGATGGCGAGATCTACGAGCTTTACCTGAAGCCCGAGTTCCAGGGCCTCGGCTTCGGCCGCCGCCTGTTCACCGCCGCCCGGCGCGACCTGGCCCAAAGCGGGCTGAAAAGTATGGTGATCTGGGCGCTTTCTGATAACGATCCGGCGGTAGATTTCTACCGGAACCTGGGCGGCCGCATGGTGGCGCGCTCCTCGGAGCGGTTTGGAACCAAGACCCTCGACAAAGTTGCGTTCTCCTGGACGCATTGA
- the folD gene encoding bifunctional methylenetetrahydrofolate dehydrogenase/methenyltetrahydrofolate cyclohydrolase FolD: protein MTARIIDGKAVAAALREDVAKEVTRLQRDHGLTPGLAVVLVGSDPASEVYVRSKGKQTRAAGMNSFEYVLPGDASEADVLAVVEKLNRDPAVHGILVQLPLPKGLDPNRIVAAIDPAKDVDGLHPVNAGRLATGLPALTPCTPLGCIILTKSVHPSLQGMDAVVIGRSNLVGRPLVQLLLNENATVTIAHSRTRDLAALCRRADLVYAAVGQKEMVRGDWLKPGATVIDVGITRIPGPNGKDKLVGDVAYDEALQVAGAVTPVPGGVGQMTVACLLVNTVRAACAIHGLSKPAV, encoded by the coding sequence CGCTGCGGGAGGACGTGGCGAAGGAGGTCACCCGGCTGCAGCGCGATCATGGCCTCACCCCCGGCCTCGCTGTGGTCCTGGTCGGGAGCGACCCGGCGAGCGAAGTCTATGTGCGCAGCAAGGGCAAGCAGACCCGCGCGGCCGGCATGAATTCATTCGAATACGTGCTGCCGGGTGATGCGTCCGAGGCCGATGTTCTGGCCGTGGTGGAGAAGCTCAACCGCGATCCAGCCGTCCACGGCATCCTGGTGCAACTGCCGTTGCCGAAGGGGCTCGACCCGAACCGCATCGTGGCGGCGATCGATCCGGCGAAAGACGTGGATGGCCTGCACCCTGTCAATGCCGGGCGGCTCGCTACCGGCCTGCCGGCCCTGACGCCGTGCACGCCGCTCGGCTGCATCATCCTGACCAAGAGCGTCCATCCGTCCTTGCAGGGCATGGACGCGGTGGTGATCGGCCGCTCCAATCTCGTCGGCCGGCCGCTGGTGCAGTTGCTGCTGAACGAAAATGCGACGGTGACGATCGCCCATTCGCGTACGCGCGATCTCGCCGCGCTCTGCCGCCGGGCCGATCTCGTCTATGCGGCGGTGGGTCAGAAGGAGATGGTGCGCGGCGATTGGCTGAAGCCGGGTGCAACCGTGATCGATGTCGGCATCACCCGCATTCCGGGGCCGAACGGCAAGGACAAGCTGGTGGGCGATGTTGCGTATGACGAGGCGCTGCAGGTCGCAGGCGCGGTTACGCCGGTGCCGGGCGGCGTCGGCCAGATGACGGTCGCGTGCCTCCTGGTCAACACCGTGCGCGCGGCTTGCGCCATTCACGGGTTGTCGAAGCCCGCGGTGTAA
- a CDS encoding thiol-disulfide oxidoreductase DCC family protein: protein MSAPRWPDNHVILYDGICVFCSRWVRFIAARDGGLFRFTAIQSDYGRKLAETFGIDTSDPDTNAVVVNNAVLFKSDATLTVLGMLPGWRWARMLTRVPKRLRDAVYDLVARNRYRIFGTYDTCFVGDASLRKRVLTEM, encoded by the coding sequence ATGTCTGCGCCGCGATGGCCCGACAACCATGTCATTCTCTATGACGGCATCTGCGTGTTCTGCTCGCGCTGGGTGCGCTTTATCGCGGCCCGCGACGGCGGACTGTTTCGCTTCACCGCGATCCAATCCGACTATGGACGAAAGCTCGCGGAGACCTTCGGGATCGACACTTCAGATCCCGACACCAATGCGGTGGTCGTGAACAATGCCGTGCTGTTCAAATCGGATGCGACGTTGACGGTCCTCGGGATGTTGCCTGGGTGGCGCTGGGCGCGGATGCTGACACGCGTGCCGAAGCGATTGCGCGATGCAGTCTATGATCTGGTCGCGCGCAACCGCTATCGGATCTTCGGGACCTATGACACATGCTTCGTCGGCGACGCATCGCTGCGCAAGCGCGTGCTCACCGAGATGTAA
- a CDS encoding NAD(P)/FAD-dependent oxidoreductase, producing the protein MPLPSDVDVAIIGAGAAGIGAARALEASGLRVILLEARDRLGGRAFTRQLENGIVFDVGCGWLHSADKNPFVAIATRLGFDIDRSRPHWSQQTFNIGFPQHEREAYLREMEAFYARAEKAAEEGPDRPASALLLPGNRWNAMLDCVSTYINGVELDRVSIYDIDAYEDTEVNWRVKRGYGALVAAYGATCPVAFDTQVGLIDHAGARIRIETSRGTLTATKVIVTVPTNLIADETLRFSPALPDKIAATRGLPLGLADKVMLALDDDGEALPRDGNLRGSTTKVGTGTYHLRPQGFPSIEGYFGGRFARELEDAGEGAMAATAIDEIVALLGSAYRKKLRPLSSSRWAHDRFATGSYSHALPGHADDRAILATPVDDRLFFAGEATSPNFFSTCHGALESGIRAGKEALATIPVRAA; encoded by the coding sequence ATGCCGCTGCCGTCCGACGTTGACGTTGCCATCATCGGCGCAGGCGCTGCCGGCATCGGCGCAGCGCGCGCGCTGGAGGCGAGCGGCCTGCGCGTAATCCTGCTGGAAGCCCGCGACCGGCTTGGCGGCCGAGCTTTCACCCGCCAGCTCGAGAACGGCATCGTCTTCGACGTGGGTTGCGGCTGGCTGCATTCGGCCGACAAGAACCCGTTCGTCGCGATCGCCACCCGGCTCGGCTTCGATATCGACCGCAGCCGTCCGCATTGGAGCCAACAGACGTTCAACATCGGATTTCCGCAGCACGAGCGCGAGGCGTATCTGCGGGAGATGGAGGCGTTCTATGCCCGCGCCGAGAAAGCGGCTGAAGAAGGGCCGGACCGGCCCGCCAGCGCGTTGCTGCTGCCGGGCAATCGCTGGAATGCGATGCTGGATTGCGTTTCGACCTACATCAACGGTGTCGAACTGGATCGGGTGTCGATTTACGACATCGATGCTTATGAAGATACCGAGGTCAATTGGCGGGTGAAGCGCGGTTATGGCGCGCTGGTGGCCGCCTACGGCGCGACCTGCCCGGTCGCCTTCGATACGCAGGTCGGGCTGATCGATCACGCGGGCGCGCGCATCCGCATCGAGACCTCGCGCGGCACGCTGACCGCGACCAAGGTCATCGTCACCGTTCCGACGAACCTGATCGCCGATGAAACCCTGCGCTTCTCGCCCGCGCTGCCGGACAAGATCGCGGCCACGCGCGGCCTGCCTCTCGGCCTCGCCGACAAGGTGATGCTGGCGCTCGACGACGATGGCGAGGCCTTGCCGCGCGACGGCAACCTGCGCGGCTCGACCACGAAGGTCGGCACCGGCACGTACCACCTGCGGCCGCAGGGCTTCCCCAGCATCGAGGGTTACTTCGGCGGGCGCTTCGCGCGCGAACTGGAAGACGCCGGCGAGGGCGCCATGGCCGCAACCGCGATCGACGAGATCGTCGCCCTGCTCGGTTCAGCCTACCGCAAGAAGCTGCGGCCGCTGTCGTCGTCGCGCTGGGCGCATGATCGGTTCGCGACGGGATCCTACTCGCATGCCTTACCTGGCCATGCCGACGACCGCGCCATCCTGGCAACGCCTGTCGACGACCGGCTGTTCTTTGCCGGCGAGGCGACATCGCCGAACTTCTTCTCCACCTGTCACGGCGCGCTGGAGAGCGGCATCCGGGCTGGGAAGGAAGCGCTGGCGACGATCCCTGTTCGTGCGGCCTAA
- a CDS encoding M20 family peptidase, with translation MSRPFKAVLTGLAALAGLAVILAGVLLLNTFTHRSLQLDVRPLQRAAVEAGAAERLAAAIRFRTISNFLNPAQNADEFAKLHAHIAESFPAFHAAAKREVIGSHALLYTLEGADRNAAPIALLAHQDVVPIAPGTENDWQVPPFDGVVKDGYIWGRGAWDDKGSLFAILEAADMLAKEGFKPKRTIYYAFGHDEEVGGQRGAKAIAALLAARGVRLDFVLDEGLIITDGILKGLSKPAALIGIGEKGFATLVLSSTATPGHSSLPPRETAIGMLSAALARLEDHRMPADIRGISEEMFNTLAPEMDGLNRVVLSNLWLLKPLLRRELEKSAATEAAIRTTTALTIFNAGNQDNVLPGRAEATVNFRLLPGDTQDSVIAHVRSVIANDRIGITPGAANTDPPPVSPTSTAVYRALNQTIREVFPDVVVSPGLMVGGTDARHYAGVSDNVFRFAPVRAKPEDLSRFHGTNERLSVENYADMIRFYRRLMQTIAG, from the coding sequence ATGAGCCGCCCGTTCAAAGCTGTTCTCACTGGCCTCGCCGCGCTGGCGGGCCTCGCCGTCATTCTTGCCGGCGTTCTGCTGCTCAATACGTTCACCCACCGGTCGCTGCAGCTCGACGTGCGGCCGCTGCAACGCGCAGCCGTCGAAGCCGGCGCAGCCGAGCGGCTCGCCGCGGCGATCCGCTTCCGCACCATTTCCAACTTTCTCAATCCCGCGCAAAACGCTGACGAATTCGCCAAGCTGCATGCGCACATCGCGGAGAGCTTCCCGGCTTTTCACGCGGCCGCGAAGCGCGAGGTGATCGGCAGTCACGCCCTGCTCTACACCCTTGAGGGGGCCGACAGGAATGCCGCGCCGATCGCACTGCTGGCGCATCAGGACGTTGTGCCGATCGCGCCCGGCACCGAGAACGACTGGCAAGTGCCGCCGTTCGACGGCGTGGTGAAGGACGGCTATATCTGGGGTCGCGGCGCCTGGGACGACAAGGGCAGCCTGTTCGCGATTCTCGAAGCCGCAGACATGCTCGCCAAGGAGGGCTTCAAGCCGAAGCGGACGATCTACTACGCCTTCGGCCATGACGAAGAGGTCGGCGGCCAGCGCGGCGCCAAGGCGATCGCCGCCTTGCTCGCCGCCCGCGGCGTGCGGCTCGACTTCGTCCTCGACGAGGGGCTGATCATCACCGACGGCATCCTGAAAGGCCTGAGCAAACCTGCCGCGCTGATCGGCATCGGCGAGAAAGGCTTTGCGACGCTGGTGCTGTCATCGACGGCAACGCCCGGCCACTCCTCGCTGCCGCCGCGCGAGACCGCGATCGGCATGCTGAGCGCGGCGCTGGCGCGGCTGGAGGATCACCGCATGCCCGCCGACATCCGCGGCATCTCGGAGGAGATGTTCAACACGCTGGCGCCGGAAATGGACGGTCTCAACCGCGTCGTGCTGTCGAACCTGTGGCTGCTGAAGCCATTGTTGCGGCGGGAGCTCGAGAAATCCGCCGCCACTGAAGCGGCGATCCGCACCACGACGGCGCTGACGATCTTCAACGCCGGCAACCAGGACAACGTACTGCCAGGCCGCGCCGAGGCGACAGTGAATTTCCGTCTGCTGCCCGGCGACACCCAGGACAGCGTGATCGCCCACGTGCGCAGCGTGATCGCTAACGACCGCATCGGCATCACGCCGGGCGCGGCGAACACCGACCCGCCGCCGGTCTCGCCCACCAGCACCGCTGTTTACCGCGCGCTCAACCAGACCATCCGCGAGGTGTTTCCCGATGTCGTCGTCTCGCCAGGCCTGATGGTCGGCGGCACCGACGCGCGGCATTATGCAGGGGTTTCCGACAATGTTTTCCGCTTTGCCCCGGTGCGGGCGAAGCCGGAGGACCTGTCACGCTTTCACGGCACCAACGAACGGCTCAGCGTCGAGAATTACGCCGACATGATCCGCTTCTACCGAAGGCTGATGCAGACCATTGCGGGTTGA